One genomic segment of Luteimonas galliterrae includes these proteins:
- a CDS encoding AAA family ATPase — protein sequence MSALPQSANMLTDALGESLKRAQAQVNSLVLGKAQEVRLAFVALLSDGHLLIEDLPGLGKTTLAHALAATLGLGFQRVQFTSDLLPADIVGVSVYDAQARRFEFHPGPIFANIVLADEINRAPPRTQSALLEAMAEHQVTVDGSTHHLPQPFFVIATQNPVDLAGTYPLPDSQLDRFLLRLTLGYPSADAERALLTGVDRRDLIAQSLPVLSSDDVLQLRGAVEDVHASDALIAYVQALLTRSRQHPGVRVGLSPRAGLALLRAARAYALLLGRGHVLPEDVQALFGAIAAHRLVAEAEAGTGVSLAKSILLAVPVD from the coding sequence ATGTCGGCACTGCCCCAATCAGCGAACATGCTAACCGACGCGCTGGGCGAGTCGTTGAAACGCGCGCAGGCGCAGGTCAATTCGTTGGTGCTGGGCAAGGCGCAGGAGGTGCGGCTGGCCTTCGTGGCCCTGTTGTCCGACGGCCACTTGCTGATCGAGGATCTGCCCGGCTTGGGCAAGACCACCCTGGCGCACGCGCTGGCGGCGACGCTGGGCCTGGGTTTCCAGCGCGTGCAGTTCACCTCCGACCTGCTGCCGGCGGACATCGTCGGCGTTTCGGTGTACGACGCGCAGGCGCGTCGTTTCGAATTCCATCCCGGTCCGATCTTCGCCAACATCGTGCTGGCCGACGAGATCAACCGCGCGCCGCCGCGCACCCAGAGCGCGCTGCTGGAGGCGATGGCCGAACACCAGGTCACGGTGGACGGCAGCACCCATCACCTGCCGCAGCCGTTCTTCGTCATCGCCACGCAGAACCCGGTGGACCTGGCCGGCACCTATCCGTTGCCGGATTCGCAGCTGGACCGGTTCCTGCTGCGCCTGACCCTGGGTTATCCCAGCGCCGACGCCGAACGCGCGCTGCTGACCGGCGTCGACCGCCGCGATCTGATCGCGCAATCGCTGCCTGTGCTGTCTTCAGACGACGTTCTGCAGCTGCGCGGCGCCGTCGAAGACGTGCATGCCAGCGATGCGCTGATCGCTTACGTGCAGGCGCTGCTCACGCGCAGCCGTCAGCATCCGGGCGTACGCGTAGGCCTCTCGCCTCGCGCCGGGCTCGCGTTGCTGCGCGCGGCGCGTGCCTATGCGCTGCTGCTGGGGCGCGGCCACGTGCTGCCAGAAGACGTGCAGGCGCTGTTCGGCGCGATCGCCGCGCACAGACTGGTGGCCGAAGCCGAAGCCGGCACCGGCGTCTCGCTGGCCAAATCGATCCTGCTCGCCGTCCCCGTGGATTGA